A single region of the Nocardioides sp. W7 genome encodes:
- a CDS encoding HD domain-containing protein: MPASDDPRLVIDGSPLPDDLDERIRQQLTFVAEADRLKTILRASPLAAASRRENDAEHSWHLALMVMLLAEYSDEPIDVGHAMQLVVVHDLVEIYAGDSPVFDPDAVVDQVEREEAAAERLFTLLPPDQAAHVRALWDEFESAATPEARFCKAMDRLEPMLLNWLNHGGTWQMPGATESTVRAREAGVVAASTTLGSVTGRLVEEGLRRGWIRADP; encoded by the coding sequence GTGCCCGCCTCGGACGACCCGCGCCTGGTCATCGACGGCAGCCCGTTGCCCGACGACCTCGACGAGCGAATACGTCAGCAGCTGACCTTCGTCGCCGAGGCCGACCGACTCAAGACGATCCTGCGCGCCTCACCGCTCGCCGCCGCGAGTCGTCGGGAGAACGACGCCGAGCACTCGTGGCACCTCGCCCTGATGGTAATGCTGCTGGCCGAGTACTCCGACGAGCCGATCGACGTCGGGCACGCGATGCAGCTGGTGGTCGTCCACGACCTGGTGGAGATCTACGCCGGCGACAGCCCCGTCTTCGACCCGGACGCCGTCGTGGACCAGGTCGAGCGCGAGGAGGCGGCGGCCGAGCGACTGTTCACGCTGCTTCCGCCCGACCAGGCGGCTCACGTGCGCGCCCTCTGGGACGAGTTCGAGTCCGCGGCGACCCCCGAGGCGCGATTCTGCAAGGCGATGGACCGCCTGGAGCCGATGCTGCTCAACTGGCTCAACCACGGCGGCACCTGGCAGATGCCCGGTGCGACCGAGTCCACCGTCCGGGCCCGGGAGGCGGGGGTCGTCGCCGCGTCGACCACGCTGGGGTCGGTCACCGGACGGCTCGTCGAGGAAGGTCTCCGGCGCGGCTGGATCCGCGCCGACCCGTAG
- a CDS encoding TetR/AcrR family transcriptional regulator has protein sequence MTSIQPTRPASGRQARADATRQRILDETVACILEEGYPAASAKHIAERAGVTWGVIQYHFGDRSGILAAVTEAGLAEFVAAMESVSIPDGPLRARLEAIVEAGERAFTSRLSLASFEILMATRSSPDQTLDAQAEPFGREVRRLGARVAPRHDRTVSRVLLTGLRGMALLQLVAPVTVDSRRERAALVDVLLAYLELTATDQDDQGSARL, from the coding sequence ATGACCTCCATCCAGCCCACCCGGCCGGCCTCGGGCCGACAGGCCCGGGCGGACGCGACCCGGCAGCGCATCCTCGACGAGACGGTCGCGTGCATCCTGGAGGAGGGCTACCCGGCTGCGAGCGCCAAGCACATCGCGGAACGAGCCGGGGTCACCTGGGGAGTCATCCAGTACCACTTCGGTGACCGCAGCGGGATCCTCGCCGCGGTCACCGAGGCCGGCCTCGCCGAGTTCGTGGCCGCGATGGAGTCCGTCTCGATTCCCGACGGGCCGCTGCGCGCGCGGCTGGAGGCCATCGTCGAGGCGGGGGAACGGGCCTTCACCAGCCGGCTCTCCCTCGCCAGCTTCGAGATCCTGATGGCCACCCGGAGCAGTCCCGACCAGACCCTGGACGCCCAGGCCGAGCCCTTCGGGCGCGAGGTCAGGCGTCTCGGCGCGCGCGTCGCGCCCCGCCACGACCGCACCGTCAGCAGGGTCCTGCTCACCGGCCTCCGAGGCATGGCGCTCCTCCAGCTGGTCGCGCCGGTCACGGTCGACTCCCGACGCGAACGGGCAGCCCTGGTCGACGTGCTCCTGGCCTACCTGGAGCTGACTGCGACCGACCAGGACGACCAGGGGTCGGCACGCCTCTAG
- a CDS encoding PLP-dependent aminotransferase family protein, with the protein MADDSSARIVAGLRGWIATAAPGARLPSTRQLVAQYAASPVTVQRALRTLTGEGRIESRAGVGTFVRAARTHRTADYGWQSGALRSPHTPIDSGAAALRDVPNDVIALHSGYPDRELLPARLVRSALTRATRSEAALGRSPAAGLPQLQSWFSQELGDATPAGLTPPVPSDVIVVPGSQSGLSSIFRALLAPGQPLIMESPTYWGAILAAQQAAARIVPVPSGPAGPDPAELARAFEETGARLFYAQPNYANPTGAQWPPAVHGRILDIVRDHGAFLVEDDWAHDFAIASSAVPVAAHDDTGHVVYLRSLTKSVSPALRVAAVIARGPARDRILADRQAESMYVSDLLQAAALDVVTNPSWTTHRRQVRDQLRLRRDLLARALHDHAPLAELQHLPPGGLNLWVRLPDGTDLGRVTQHCERAGLVVAAGDEWFPAEPTGPFVRLNYAGPHPAAYPDAARILNDAIARTAH; encoded by the coding sequence ATGGCCGACGATAGCAGCGCCCGGATCGTGGCCGGGCTGCGCGGCTGGATCGCCACCGCCGCGCCGGGCGCCCGGCTGCCGTCGACGCGCCAGCTGGTGGCCCAGTACGCCGCGAGCCCGGTGACCGTGCAGCGAGCCCTGCGCACCCTGACCGGCGAAGGCCGGATCGAGAGCCGCGCCGGGGTGGGGACCTTCGTCCGGGCAGCACGAACGCACCGCACCGCCGACTACGGCTGGCAGAGCGGCGCCCTTCGCTCACCGCACACGCCCATCGACTCGGGTGCCGCGGCGCTGCGCGACGTCCCGAACGACGTGATCGCCCTGCACTCCGGCTACCCCGACCGCGAGCTCCTGCCGGCCCGGCTGGTGCGCTCCGCCCTGACCCGCGCGACGCGCAGCGAGGCCGCGCTGGGACGCTCGCCGGCCGCCGGCCTGCCCCAGCTGCAGTCCTGGTTCTCCCAGGAGCTCGGCGACGCGACCCCGGCCGGCCTGACTCCACCCGTGCCCTCGGACGTCATCGTCGTACCCGGCAGCCAGAGCGGCCTGAGCTCGATCTTCCGTGCCCTGCTCGCGCCCGGCCAGCCCCTGATCATGGAGTCGCCGACGTACTGGGGTGCCATCCTCGCGGCCCAGCAGGCCGCCGCCCGTATCGTCCCCGTGCCCAGCGGGCCCGCCGGACCGGATCCCGCCGAGCTGGCCCGCGCGTTCGAGGAGACCGGCGCGCGCCTGTTCTACGCCCAGCCGAACTACGCCAACCCCACCGGCGCCCAGTGGCCGCCCGCCGTGCACGGCCGGATCCTCGACATCGTCCGTGACCACGGCGCCTTCCTCGTCGAGGACGACTGGGCCCACGACTTCGCCATCGCCAGCTCCGCCGTTCCCGTCGCCGCCCACGACGACACCGGCCACGTGGTCTACCTGCGATCGTTGACCAAGAGCGTCTCCCCCGCCCTCCGGGTCGCCGCCGTCATCGCCCGCGGCCCCGCCCGGGACCGGATCCTGGCCGACCGGCAGGCCGAGTCGATGTACGTCAGCGACCTCCTCCAGGCCGCCGCACTCGACGTCGTCACCAACCCCTCCTGGACCACCCACCGACGCCAGGTCCGCGACCAGCTCCGCCTGCGCCGCGACCTCCTGGCCCGGGCCCTGCACGACCACGCGCCCCTGGCCGAGCTGCAGCACCTGCCGCCCGGCGGGCTGAACCTCTGGGTCCGGCTGCCCGACGGCACCGACCTCGGCCGGGTCACCCAGCACTGCGAGCGCGCGGGCCTCGTCGTCGCCGCCGGCGACGAGTGGTTCCCCGCCGAGCCCACCGGCCCCTTCGTCCGCCTCAACTACGCCGGCCCGCACCCGGCGGCCTACCCCGACGCGGCACGCATCCTCAACGACGCGATCGCCCGCACCGCACACTGA
- a CDS encoding metalloregulator ArsR/SmtB family transcription factor, with protein sequence MTTAEDELVQALKALAHPTRLAILGWLRDPASFPPQDQPAEEVGVCLKHIQARAGVSQSTASQFMAVLHRAGLVTSTRIGPWTHYQRNEERIAAIADAMRTRV encoded by the coding sequence ATGACCACTGCGGAGGACGAGCTCGTGCAGGCCCTCAAGGCGCTCGCCCACCCGACCCGCCTCGCGATCCTGGGCTGGCTCCGGGACCCGGCGAGCTTCCCGCCGCAGGACCAGCCGGCCGAGGAGGTCGGCGTCTGCCTCAAGCACATCCAGGCGCGCGCCGGCGTCTCGCAGTCGACGGCGTCACAGTTCATGGCGGTGCTTCACCGCGCGGGCCTGGTCACCAGCACCCGGATCGGCCCCTGGACCCACTACCAGCGCAACGAGGAGCGCATCGCCGCGATCGCCGACGCGATGCGCACCCGCGTCTAG
- a CDS encoding SDR family oxidoreductase, whose translation MPARTALVIGARGVIGGNLVEHLLQEDWDVIGVSRRGGVDGPRLRHRAVDLLDRQATIDALADLSEVTHVFYAAYQDRPTWAELVPPNLGMLVNTLDAVESVAHRLEHVSLMQGYKVYGAHLGPFSTPAREDDPPHMPPEFNVDQQSFLEARQAAQSSATPWTWSAMRPSVVCGIGLGNPMNLAMVIAIYASISKELGIPLRFPGSPGAYDSLIEMTDAGLLAKATTWAATDPSTANQAFNITNGDLFRWRSMWPRIAAFFDLETAPPLPMSLTDVMADKGDLWGRMVAEHGLLPTPYGDVSSWAFGDFVFGWDYDVLADGSRARRAGFHEYVETESMFLQIFSDLRERRLIP comes from the coding sequence ATGCCTGCACGTACGGCACTGGTGATCGGCGCCCGCGGAGTGATCGGGGGCAACCTCGTCGAGCACCTGCTCCAGGAGGACTGGGACGTCATCGGCGTCTCCCGGCGCGGCGGAGTCGACGGGCCACGGCTGCGTCACCGCGCCGTCGACCTGCTGGACCGGCAGGCGACGATCGACGCGCTCGCCGACCTGAGCGAGGTGACCCACGTCTTCTACGCCGCCTACCAGGACCGGCCGACCTGGGCCGAGCTGGTGCCTCCCAACCTCGGGATGCTCGTCAACACCCTCGACGCCGTCGAGTCGGTGGCCCACCGACTCGAGCACGTCAGCCTGATGCAGGGCTACAAGGTGTACGGCGCCCACCTCGGCCCGTTCAGCACGCCGGCCCGGGAGGACGACCCCCCGCACATGCCTCCCGAGTTCAACGTGGACCAGCAGTCGTTCCTCGAGGCCCGCCAGGCCGCCCAGTCGTCCGCGACCCCCTGGACTTGGTCGGCGATGCGCCCCTCGGTCGTGTGCGGCATCGGCCTGGGCAACCCGATGAACCTCGCCATGGTCATCGCGATCTACGCCTCGATCAGCAAGGAGCTCGGGATCCCGCTGCGGTTCCCCGGCTCCCCCGGCGCCTACGACAGCCTGATCGAGATGACCGACGCCGGGCTCCTGGCGAAGGCCACCACCTGGGCCGCGACCGATCCGAGCACCGCCAACCAGGCGTTCAACATCACGAACGGGGACCTGTTCCGCTGGCGCAGCATGTGGCCCCGGATCGCGGCGTTCTTCGATCTCGAGACCGCTCCCCCACTGCCGATGTCGCTCACCGACGTCATGGCGGACAAGGGCGACCTCTGGGGCCGGATGGTCGCCGAGCACGGACTCCTGCCGACGCCGTACGGCGATGTCTCGTCCTGGGCCTTCGGCGACTTCGTCTTCGGCTGGGACTACGACGTCCTCGCGGACGGCTCGCGCGCGCGACGGGCGGGATTCCACGAGTACGTCGAGACGGAGAGCATGTTCCTGCAGATCTTCAGCGACCTGCGCGAACGAAGGCTCATCCCCTGA
- a CDS encoding glutamate decarboxylase: MTTLSQSAAESLYGNRFLTEKAPATSFPQSGMHPTDAMRLVGEDLNLEGEPQRNLATFVTTWMEPEAQRIIAENLHRNFIDHAEYPISAEIEQRCVRMLADLFNAPGATTGCRTQGSSEAIMLGALSLKWKWKERRQAANLSTDRPNLVFGGDVHVVWEKFCRYFDVEPRIVPLEENKYTIGPADVEPHLDENTIGVAAVLGTTFTGHMDDIRGINDLLLDVRNRRDLDIPLHVDAASGGFVWPFLYPDSAWDFRLEQVRSINVSGHKYGLVYPGIGWLVFREESDLAQDLVFYENYLGKTDATFTLNFSTGAAMVLAQYYNFVRLGRDGYTYVMRQMQQNAQALATNLRDGGRFEVIGGAAEQLPLVAFRLSGEHTTYDESDVAWQLAAERGWMVPAYTLPPNAERVKIMRALVKETLSREQIERLTRDIADACATLDEKGGTAQAERRQTKRGSGY, from the coding sequence ATGACCACCCTGAGCCAGTCAGCAGCCGAATCGCTCTACGGCAACCGGTTCCTGACCGAGAAGGCCCCGGCCACCTCCTTCCCGCAGAGCGGGATGCATCCCACCGACGCCATGCGGCTGGTCGGCGAGGACCTGAACCTCGAAGGCGAGCCGCAGCGCAACCTGGCCACCTTCGTCACGACCTGGATGGAGCCCGAGGCGCAGCGGATCATCGCGGAGAACCTGCACCGGAACTTCATCGATCACGCGGAGTACCCGATCTCGGCCGAGATCGAGCAGCGCTGCGTCCGGATGCTGGCCGACCTGTTCAACGCCCCGGGCGCGACGACGGGCTGCCGCACCCAGGGGTCCTCCGAGGCGATCATGCTTGGCGCCCTCTCCCTGAAGTGGAAGTGGAAGGAGCGCCGGCAGGCCGCGAACCTGTCGACCGATCGGCCCAACCTCGTCTTCGGCGGGGACGTCCACGTGGTGTGGGAGAAGTTCTGCCGCTACTTCGACGTCGAGCCGCGGATCGTGCCGCTGGAGGAGAACAAGTACACGATCGGTCCCGCGGACGTCGAGCCGCACCTCGACGAGAACACCATCGGCGTCGCAGCCGTCCTGGGCACCACGTTCACGGGACACATGGACGACATCCGCGGCATCAACGACCTGTTGCTCGACGTCAGGAACCGCCGCGACCTGGACATCCCCCTCCACGTGGACGCCGCCAGCGGCGGGTTCGTGTGGCCGTTCCTGTACCCCGACTCGGCGTGGGACTTCCGGCTCGAGCAGGTGCGCTCGATCAACGTGTCGGGTCACAAGTACGGGCTCGTCTACCCCGGGATCGGCTGGCTGGTCTTCCGCGAGGAGTCCGACCTCGCCCAGGATCTGGTCTTCTACGAGAACTACCTCGGCAAGACCGATGCCACGTTCACGTTGAACTTCTCGACGGGCGCCGCGATGGTCCTGGCGCAGTACTACAACTTCGTCCGCCTGGGACGCGACGGCTACACCTACGTGATGAGGCAGATGCAGCAGAACGCCCAGGCGCTGGCGACCAACCTGCGCGACGGCGGCAGGTTCGAGGTGATCGGCGGCGCGGCCGAGCAGCTTCCGCTGGTGGCCTTCCGGCTGTCGGGGGAGCACACGACGTACGACGAGTCCGACGTCGCGTGGCAGCTGGCCGCGGAGCGCGGCTGGATGGTGCCGGCGTACACCCTGCCCCCCAACGCCGAACGGGTGAAGATCATGCGTGCGCTGGTGAAGGAGACCCTGAGCCGCGAGCAGATCGAACGCCTGACCCGCGACATCGCGGACGCGTGCGCGACCCTCGACGAGAAGGGCGGTACGGCGCAGGCCGAGCGTCGACAGACCAAGCGCGGGTCCGGGTACTGA
- a CDS encoding DMT family transporter, whose product MRVDSSATHAPTTPLPGSSRAGLGWGLVGVVAFSFTMPFTRVAVDGLSPLFIGAGRAVVAAVLAALALALTRQQSPVGAQWGRLAVIGGGVVVGFPLLTSFALTTAPASHGAVVVAVLPAATAVLAVLRGHERPPRAFWVAAGLGAIAALGFATVQSGGLGQLHVADLLLFGAVVAAAVGYAEGGLLARELGAWQTVSWALVLCLPVMLTLTVVAAVRQPPHGTPAEWAALGYLGVISMYLGFFAWYRGLALGPMAQVSQTQLLQPILSIAWAGLILGEQIGAATLLGAVVVIAFAASAVRARARRARGITRSG is encoded by the coding sequence ATGAGAGTTGACAGTAGCGCTACTCACGCGCCGACGACACCGCTACCGGGGTCGTCCCGCGCCGGACTCGGCTGGGGACTCGTGGGAGTCGTCGCCTTCTCCTTCACCATGCCGTTCACCAGGGTCGCGGTCGACGGGCTCTCCCCGTTGTTCATCGGCGCGGGCCGGGCGGTGGTGGCGGCCGTCCTGGCCGCGCTCGCCCTCGCCCTGACCCGCCAGCAGTCTCCCGTCGGAGCCCAGTGGGGGCGCCTCGCGGTCATCGGGGGCGGGGTCGTGGTCGGGTTCCCGCTGCTGACGTCGTTCGCGCTCACCACCGCCCCGGCGAGCCATGGTGCCGTGGTGGTCGCGGTCCTCCCGGCGGCCACCGCCGTACTCGCGGTGCTGCGCGGTCACGAGCGCCCGCCCCGGGCCTTCTGGGTCGCGGCCGGACTCGGAGCCATCGCTGCGCTCGGGTTCGCCACGGTCCAGTCAGGGGGTCTGGGGCAGCTGCACGTGGCCGACCTGCTGTTGTTCGGAGCCGTCGTGGCCGCGGCCGTCGGCTACGCCGAAGGTGGCCTCCTGGCCCGCGAGCTCGGGGCCTGGCAGACGGTCTCCTGGGCGCTGGTGCTCTGCCTGCCGGTCATGCTCACCCTCACCGTCGTCGCGGCGGTACGTCAGCCGCCGCACGGGACGCCCGCCGAGTGGGCGGCCCTCGGCTACCTCGGCGTGATCTCGATGTACCTGGGGTTCTTCGCCTGGTACCGCGGGCTCGCGCTCGGACCGATGGCCCAGGTCAGCCAGACGCAGCTCCTCCAGCCGATCCTGAGCATCGCCTGGGCCGGCCTGATCCTGGGCGAGCAGATCGGCGCCGCCACCCTCCTCGGCGCCGTCGTGGTCATCGCCTTCGCCGCCTCCGCCGTACGAGCCCGCGCCCGCCGAGCCCGCGGGATCACCCGCAGCGGATGA
- a CDS encoding ribonuclease J yields the protein MSHPHPELQLPPKLPADGLRIVGLGGLGEIGRNMTVFEHRGKLLIVDCGVLFPEEHQPGIDVILPDFTWFRDRIDSVVAVVLTHGHEDHIGGVPYLLRERRDIPVVGSQLTLALIEAKLKEHQIKPQLNQVKEGDRVKFGPFDLEFLAVNHSIPDGLAVAIRTQAGLVLHTGDFKMDQFPLDDRITDLRGFARLGEEGVDLFMTDSTNAEVPGFTMSERELTPAIETVFRTAPRRIIVSSFASHVHRIQQVLDAAEEHGRKVAFVGRSMVRNMGVARDLGYLRYPENLVVPFEQLERMPPKKVAIVCTGSQGEPLAALSRMANREHKIRIGEGDTVLMASSVVPGNETAISSLINGLSRWGAKVVHKGNAKVHVSGHASAGELVYCYNIVRPTNVMPVHGEWRHLQANADLAIRTGVDPERVILAEDGVVVDLVKGRAKITGKVPAGNVYVDAQTVGGATESSLKDRRTLAEEGVVTVLALVDADTGKLAEEPDFMIRGFVHDREAFRTAIPVVEKTLARAAAEAIGDTHQLEQMLTREVGRWAYKKFRRSPLIIAIVVDA from the coding sequence GTGAGCCACCCCCACCCCGAACTCCAGCTGCCCCCGAAACTCCCCGCGGACGGCCTGCGCATCGTCGGCCTGGGCGGCCTCGGCGAGATCGGCCGGAACATGACCGTGTTCGAGCATCGCGGCAAGCTGCTCATCGTCGACTGCGGGGTGCTGTTCCCCGAGGAGCACCAGCCGGGCATCGACGTCATCCTGCCCGACTTCACCTGGTTCCGGGATCGGATCGACTCCGTGGTCGCCGTGGTCCTGACGCACGGGCACGAGGACCACATCGGCGGGGTGCCGTACCTGCTGCGGGAACGACGCGACATCCCGGTCGTCGGGTCCCAGCTCACGCTGGCGCTGATCGAGGCCAAGCTCAAGGAGCACCAGATCAAGCCCCAGCTGAACCAGGTGAAGGAGGGCGACCGGGTCAAGTTCGGCCCGTTCGACCTGGAGTTCCTGGCGGTCAACCACTCCATCCCCGACGGCCTCGCCGTGGCGATCCGCACCCAGGCCGGCCTGGTCCTGCACACCGGGGACTTCAAGATGGACCAGTTCCCCCTCGACGACCGCATCACCGACCTGCGCGGCTTCGCCCGTCTCGGCGAGGAGGGCGTCGACCTGTTCATGACGGACTCCACCAACGCGGAGGTCCCCGGGTTCACCATGTCCGAGCGGGAGCTCACCCCCGCGATCGAGACGGTCTTCCGTACGGCGCCCCGCCGCATCATCGTGTCCAGCTTCGCCAGCCACGTGCACCGCATCCAGCAGGTCCTCGACGCCGCCGAGGAGCACGGCCGCAAGGTCGCCTTCGTCGGCCGGTCGATGGTGCGCAACATGGGCGTCGCCCGTGACCTGGGCTACCTGCGGTACCCCGAGAACCTCGTGGTCCCGTTCGAGCAGCTGGAGCGGATGCCGCCGAAGAAGGTCGCGATCGTCTGCACGGGATCCCAGGGCGAGCCGCTGGCGGCGCTGTCCAGGATGGCCAACCGCGAGCACAAGATCCGGATCGGGGAAGGCGACACGGTGCTGATGGCCAGCTCGGTCGTCCCCGGCAACGAGACCGCCATCTCCTCGCTCATCAACGGGCTCAGCCGCTGGGGCGCCAAGGTGGTGCACAAGGGCAACGCGAAGGTGCACGTCTCGGGTCACGCCAGCGCCGGCGAGCTGGTCTACTGCTACAACATCGTCCGACCGACGAACGTGATGCCGGTGCACGGCGAGTGGCGGCACCTCCAGGCCAACGCCGACCTGGCGATCAGGACCGGAGTCGACCCCGAGCGCGTCATCCTCGCCGAGGACGGCGTGGTCGTCGACCTGGTGAAGGGCCGCGCGAAGATCACGGGCAAGGTCCCGGCCGGCAACGTGTACGTCGACGCGCAGACCGTCGGCGGCGCGACCGAGTCGTCGCTCAAGGACCGGCGCACGCTCGCCGAGGAGGGCGTCGTCACCGTGCTCGCCCTCGTCGACGCCGACACCGGGAAGCTGGCCGAGGAGCCGGACTTCATGATCCGGGGCTTCGTCCACGACCGCGAGGCGTTCCGGACGGCGATCCCCGTCGTCGAGAAGACCCTGGCCCGGGCCGCGGCGGAAGCCATCGGCGACACGCACCAGCTCGAGCAGATGCTCACCCGCGAGGTCGGCCGCTGGGCGTACAAGAAGTTCCGCCGGAGTCCGCTCATCATCGCCATCGTCGTGGATGCCTGA
- a CDS encoding SDR family oxidoreductase: MSTAAEPQPLAGKIAIVTGTSRGVGTGIAAELLRAGATVVGCSRGELPGLPGAEGLDDDGRRSRQWVCDQGDYGAIDAFVSRVVAEFGRVDILVNNAGGTVPSPAVEAVPELVQKIQGSPRAADEFERTALFHAFAVQMNLISPLWFAIRVYRQMATQDGLGSIVNISSGAGHPAGSPSLVSYGAAKSGLNHLTRSLAEEWGAHARVNCLALGPTMTDNFQSFVLPADDPTGAGYFEKVPLGRAGTPAEVGRTCVFLSSGDVDYINGTTIELDGGMLPGVLYDAGLRTITDLL, from the coding sequence ATGAGCACTGCAGCAGAACCTCAGCCCCTGGCCGGCAAGATCGCCATCGTCACCGGCACCAGCCGAGGAGTCGGGACCGGCATCGCGGCCGAGCTCCTCCGGGCGGGCGCCACCGTCGTCGGTTGCTCGCGTGGCGAGCTGCCGGGCCTGCCCGGCGCCGAGGGGCTCGACGACGACGGCCGGCGCTCGCGGCAGTGGGTGTGCGACCAGGGCGACTACGGGGCGATCGACGCCTTCGTGTCCCGGGTCGTCGCCGAGTTCGGCCGGGTCGACATCCTGGTGAACAACGCCGGGGGCACCGTGCCGTCGCCCGCCGTCGAGGCGGTCCCGGAGCTGGTGCAGAAGATCCAGGGCTCCCCGCGGGCTGCCGACGAGTTCGAGCGCACGGCGCTCTTCCACGCGTTCGCCGTGCAGATGAACCTCATCAGCCCGCTGTGGTTCGCGATCCGGGTCTATCGCCAGATGGCCACCCAGGACGGTCTCGGGTCGATCGTCAACATCTCCAGCGGCGCGGGTCACCCGGCGGGCTCGCCGTCGCTGGTCTCGTACGGCGCAGCGAAGTCCGGTCTCAACCACCTGACCCGATCGCTGGCCGAGGAGTGGGGCGCGCACGCCCGGGTCAACTGCCTCGCGCTCGGTCCGACCATGACCGACAACTTCCAGAGCTTCGTGCTGCCGGCCGACGACCCGACCGGGGCGGGCTACTTCGAGAAGGTCCCGCTCGGACGAGCCGGAACCCCTGCCGAGGTCGGCCGGACCTGCGTGTTCCTGTCCTCGGGCGACGTGGACTACATCAACGGCACCACGATCGAGCTCGACGGCGGGATGCTGCCCGGCGTCCTGTACGACGCCGGCCTCCGGACGATCACGGACCTGCTGTGA
- a CDS encoding diacylglycerol kinase, with translation MTKRVIQFSTGNVGRKALEMIIGRPDLELVGVHAGSADKIGRDAADLCGLDTPTGVVATDDVAALAALGADCVVYTNQAETRPEEALAEVCAFLEAGTNVVGSSFVWLVNPRTADAWLRDPIEAACSAGGTSMYVNGIDPGYSGDTLALAALSLVGRADSVRVQEIFDYADYDDYDFTGVTFGFGSLPGAEPPMMFLPGVLASIWGGSVHLLADALQVELDDVREFYEPWVTPTAIDCVMTHVEPGRIAAVRFGVEGIVAGRPVIIVEHVNRLTPAAAPSWAYPPEGHLGVHRVVVEGSPGVELNSHVGLGGVSETEAGVVATAARIVNAIDAVCAAPPGLLGVVDLPASYAGRVLG, from the coding sequence ATGACCAAGCGCGTGATCCAGTTCTCGACCGGCAACGTCGGTCGCAAGGCGCTGGAGATGATCATCGGCAGGCCCGATCTGGAGCTCGTCGGCGTACACGCCGGGAGCGCCGACAAGATCGGTCGTGACGCCGCCGACCTGTGCGGACTCGACACTCCGACCGGGGTGGTCGCGACCGACGACGTCGCCGCCCTGGCGGCCCTGGGTGCGGACTGCGTGGTCTACACGAACCAGGCCGAGACCCGCCCGGAGGAGGCCCTGGCCGAGGTCTGCGCGTTCCTGGAGGCCGGCACCAACGTCGTCGGCTCCTCGTTCGTGTGGCTGGTGAACCCGAGGACCGCTGACGCCTGGCTGCGCGACCCCATCGAGGCGGCCTGCTCCGCCGGCGGTACGTCGATGTACGTCAACGGGATCGACCCGGGCTACTCCGGCGACACCCTCGCCCTCGCCGCGCTGAGCCTGGTCGGACGGGCGGACAGCGTCCGCGTCCAGGAGATCTTCGACTACGCCGACTACGACGACTACGACTTCACCGGGGTCACCTTCGGGTTCGGCTCCCTGCCGGGCGCCGAGCCACCCATGATGTTCCTGCCCGGCGTGCTCGCCTCGATCTGGGGCGGGTCCGTCCACCTGCTCGCCGACGCTCTGCAGGTCGAGCTCGACGACGTGCGCGAGTTCTACGAGCCCTGGGTCACGCCGACCGCGATCGACTGCGTCATGACCCACGTCGAGCCCGGCCGGATCGCCGCCGTCAGGTTCGGCGTCGAGGGCATCGTCGCCGGGCGACCCGTCATCATCGTCGAGCACGTCAACCGGCTGACGCCCGCGGCGGCCCCCTCCTGGGCCTACCCGCCCGAGGGACACCTCGGCGTCCACCGGGTCGTCGTCGAAGGCTCGCCCGGGGTCGAGCTCAACAGTCACGTGGGACTGGGGGGAGTCTCCGAGACCGAGGCGGGGGTGGTGGCGACGGCCGCCCGGATCGTCAACGCGATCGACGCCGTCTGCGCCGCCCCGCCCGGACTGCTCGGCGTCGTAGACCTTCCCGCGTCGTACGCCGGACGTGTGCTGGGGTGA
- a CDS encoding cation transporter — MHPLVGLPFGKKAATPLAVGVQGAALFGTLLYAAVDAVTVIRGGGTPVAPETVLAYGVLSALVSLLVAWRLSRLSDSELVAAEVAQWKAGVSLSAVIAVGGAITLWLDGGAWQDAAVYADPVLVLVACALIVPVPFRLLRSAGLELLEGAPPPAVQAEIAAAIGQVRARFGLPEPFVAATKLGARLYLEVVFVVDLGWQVAEEDAVRRAILDRLEPLRYDIWANVELTTDEDLAA; from the coding sequence CTGCACCCACTCGTCGGGCTCCCGTTCGGGAAGAAGGCGGCGACGCCGCTCGCTGTCGGGGTCCAGGGCGCCGCTCTCTTCGGCACGTTGCTGTACGCCGCGGTGGATGCGGTGACGGTGATCCGCGGAGGGGGAACACCCGTCGCGCCGGAGACCGTCCTCGCCTACGGGGTGCTCTCCGCGCTGGTCTCGCTGCTGGTGGCGTGGCGGCTGAGCCGGCTGTCCGACTCCGAGCTGGTGGCGGCCGAGGTGGCGCAGTGGAAGGCCGGCGTCTCACTGAGCGCGGTCATCGCCGTGGGCGGTGCGATCACCCTGTGGCTGGACGGCGGGGCGTGGCAGGACGCCGCCGTCTACGCCGACCCGGTGCTGGTCCTGGTGGCGTGCGCGCTGATCGTCCCGGTGCCGTTCAGGCTGCTCCGGTCCGCCGGTCTCGAGCTTCTCGAGGGCGCACCGCCACCGGCAGTGCAGGCGGAGATCGCTGCAGCGATCGGGCAGGTGCGGGCCAGGTTCGGCCTCCCGGAGCCGTTCGTCGCGGCCACCAAGCTCGGCGCCCGGCTCTATCTCGAGGTCGTCTTCGTGGTCGACCTCGGCTGGCAGGTCGCCGAGGAGGACGCCGTACGCCGCGCGATCCTCGATCGGCTCGAGCCCCTGCGCTACGACATCTGGGCCAACGTCGAGCTGACGACCGACGAGGACCTGGCCGCGTGA